One Deinococcus roseus genomic region harbors:
- the tig gene encoding trigger factor: MAELIKNEGNQVEFKVTVSAKEVNTAYNAVIGSLTKQVKVPGFRPGKAPKTVVIKRVGQDYVDNEVRDQLLQNHYPKALQELKLAIVDAEIHPEDLTEGQDFNFTVKAEKYPEVKLPEWRSFELASAAPEITDEIVVKTLGDLAERNATFESVERPSAEGDMLIIEEQGEEGGSYPVYLDTAEEHIKTALLGKKAGEEVTIETPEVDHGDHKHEAQSVQVKIKEIKKKNLPELNDEFAKTFKFDTLELLREAIGRDLATRAEQEGKLAQREEFAQKLADGMEVNVPSALVKRRKETMLSEIKSDLQRQGVKFEEYEKFMTEQGKFDDFVADLEKNAMERVRRELALEQLVEDLNIDLTRDELNGSLVAFAQQNRTTVQELLNQLGSSGLEGFKASVRRDKAVAQAIANFEKAAPVAEAAPAQEEASAEAAQEEAQPETAQEEAQPETAETAEAPASEE; encoded by the coding sequence ATGGCTGAACTGATCAAGAACGAAGGCAACCAGGTAGAGTTTAAAGTCACCGTCTCCGCAAAGGAAGTCAACACCGCTTACAATGCAGTGATTGGTTCTTTGACCAAACAGGTGAAAGTCCCTGGCTTCCGTCCCGGCAAAGCGCCCAAGACGGTGGTCATCAAGCGCGTGGGTCAGGACTACGTGGACAACGAAGTCCGCGACCAGCTGCTGCAAAACCACTACCCCAAGGCCCTGCAGGAACTCAAGCTGGCCATTGTGGATGCTGAAATTCACCCCGAGGACCTCACCGAGGGCCAGGACTTCAACTTCACCGTGAAGGCCGAGAAGTACCCCGAAGTGAAACTCCCCGAGTGGCGTTCCTTCGAGCTGGCCTCTGCTGCTCCCGAAATCACCGATGAGATCGTGGTCAAGACCCTGGGCGACCTTGCCGAGCGCAACGCCACCTTTGAAAGCGTGGAGCGTCCGTCTGCAGAAGGCGACATGCTGATCATCGAGGAGCAGGGCGAAGAGGGCGGCAGCTACCCCGTTTACCTCGACACCGCCGAAGAGCACATCAAAACCGCTCTGCTGGGCAAAAAAGCTGGCGAAGAAGTCACCATCGAAACCCCCGAAGTGGACCACGGTGACCACAAGCACGAAGCCCAGTCTGTGCAGGTGAAAATCAAGGAAATCAAGAAGAAGAACCTGCCCGAACTGAACGATGAGTTCGCCAAGACCTTCAAATTTGACACCCTGGAACTGCTGCGTGAAGCCATTGGCCGCGACCTTGCCACCCGTGCAGAACAGGAAGGCAAGCTGGCCCAGCGCGAAGAGTTTGCCCAGAAGCTGGCCGACGGCATGGAAGTGAACGTGCCCTCCGCACTGGTCAAGCGCCGCAAAGAAACCATGCTCAGCGAAATCAAGAGCGACCTGCAACGCCAGGGCGTGAAATTCGAAGAGTACGAGAAGTTCATGACCGAGCAGGGCAAATTCGATGACTTCGTGGCCGATCTGGAAAAGAACGCCATGGAGCGCGTGCGCCGCGAACTGGCCCTTGAGCAACTGGTTGAGGACCTCAACATTGATTTGACCCGCGATGAGCTGAACGGCAGCCTGGTGGCTTTCGCCCAGCAGAACCGCACCACCGTGCAGGAACTGTTGAACCAGCTCGGTTCCAGCGGCCTGGAAGGCTTCAAAGCCAGCGTGCGCCGCGACAAGGCTGTGGCCCAGGCCATTGCCAACTTCGAGAAAGCTGCACCTG